The DNA segment TTTTTCTTCAAATGATTTGCGAGTTATTAAAGAATTAATAAATAGCAGCCCATAGAAAAGCGTTACTACGCCTAACTATCGGTGCTTCCGCTACGCTTCGAGATCGCTTACGCGACTCTCGCTCGGGCTATGCCACATTTTGCTTTGTCACTCGTCTTGCTAAGCAAGCCTCGCGCCAAGTCCTTCGGACGCGCAAAACGTCGGAACACCTTGGACGTTAGACGAAAGTCAGGAAAATTTTATGGATTACGAAAAAATAAAAGACTATTTTAATTCGAATGAATGGGAATTCGCAACCTTTCTCGATAATAGTAAACTTGTATTTCGCAAATTTGAGGATTTGGAATCTTTCATAAGGAAGGAGCGTACGGCTTGGTCATATTTTGAGTCAGGAAGGCTTAGTGAAATATGGAACTTTTATAGCAGTCTCGAAAACGGAATTAACGCGATAAGCCAATATATTATTCAAAATAGATTCGATATGGTTCAGAGCCAATTATCAAATATACGTAATCAACTTTTATCTCCTTCTTATCAAAAGATTGTTTCAACTTCGAAACTTGGGTCATTTTTGTTTACGTTTGATAAAACTGACCACTATGGCATGAGCGGTGCTATAGATTGCTTAACTGGTATCTTTAATGGGTCTTCAAAAGAATATTTTTTCGGTTACCTTAAAACTTTATTTTTTCTTAATCCAAAGATTCTTAATGAAAAGTTTGACGAGGTGTTAAAAAAATATGACGCGAATTACATTCATTTTCAAGAATTAATTACTAAATATAGATTGGAAAGCACAAAGGAACTTTCAGAATTCAAAAAAGATATTCAATCGAATAAAGATAACTATGCTGCTGAATTTACTAAATTTAAATCTGATGTAAATCAGGCAAAAGAAGTCGAAGTCGGCAAATTCGTTGATTTGCGAAAACTTTATGAAGAAAAAATCCGAATAGAGGGTCCTGCAGCATATTGGCAGGAACTTGAAACGCATTATGAAAAAAAGGGAAAACTCTGGAGATGTTGGGCAGTTTGGGTCTCTACTTTATCTGTCGGTTTTCTTACCTTTATATTTTTCTTCTATCCGGAAAAGTATCTAAATGCGCAAAATGGGTTTAGCTTGGATGGTTTAAAAGGGACCTTGCTGCTCGGAGTTATTATTTCGATTTTGATATACTTGGTCCGATTCTTTATTAAGCTTTCCTTAAGTAGTTATCATCTCTCTTTAGATGCAAAGGAAAGATATCAACTTAGTCATTTCTATCTATCTCTTATCAAAGAAGGGACCTTACAGAAGGAGGAAAGAAACTTGATTATTCAATCTTTGTTTGGAAGAGCCGATACTGGTCTACTGCAAGGTGAAAGTGCTCCTACTTTGCCAATAGATATCGGAATTTTTAAAAAATAGTATACGTCCTGACCTTCGTCTAACTTTCGGTGCTTCCGCTACGCTCGGAGATCGCTATCGCGACTCACTCGCTCGGGCTACGCCACATTTGCTTCTGTCACTTCGTTTGCATGAGCAAACTCGTGCCATTGCAAACGTCGGAACACCTTGGTCGTTAGGCGCAATCAAATTATGGAATTAGATCTTCATAAACAATTGTACAGAATTATTGCTCATGAAGATAGTTTTTCATTGGGTACAAAATACTTTGAATTTATAAATAATAAGGGTTATATATCGAAGGGGAAATATTATCATTATACGACTTTAGATACATTTAAGTTGATTCTAAAATCTGAATCTCTCTTGTTTAGTAATATCAGCACGATGAATGATCCGTATGAATTCTCTTACGGATTACATTTGGCTAAAAATGTGCTAAAAGATGTGTATAAAGATACTTCAATAGGAACCGCGAATCGAGCTATATATAAAGGCTTGTTGGATCTGATTGATATGGAACTTGTTAAGGTTAAGAAATCCTTCTACACTGTATCGTTTTCAAATATGCCTGACTCTCTGCCACAGTGGATTGCTTATGGTGATGGTGGCGGAGGAGTCAGTATTGGAATCACGCCGAATACACGATCATTCATAAACTTGGATAAGCTGATATTCAATAAAGTAATATATAATCGTGAAATTCAGTCAGAATTAATCGATTATTCTCTAAATTTCTTTGAGAAGTACATTAGGGGATTTAGCTTAACTTCCTTTTTCGCAGAATTACAAGCAGATATTTATGTTAGTAGAAAGAAATTATATACAAAGTATAATTTTGAATCTTTTTCAAAGGAATTACTTAGTAAATTATCGATATTGCTAAATTATATGAAGATAGATCATTACTCACACGAAAATGAGTTCCGATGGTTATTGAAAACTGAAGCTATTCCTAAAAGTTATGGTCTCAAAAGTGGTTTTCTTAGTAAAGATATAACTGGGAAGAGACTTCCAATAAAAGAAATAGTGTTAGGGCCAAAAATTGCTAATTCGACACTCTATTGGAAAGAAATTGAGAGGCTCCTAAAGAAGAGTGGATATAGCGATGTAAAGATTAAGTTTTCGAAAATCCCTTTTCGATAATAATTTGACTGCGCCTAACTATCGGTGCTTCCGCTCCGCTCGGAGATCGCTAACGCGACTCACTCGCTCGGGCTTCGCCACATTTGCTTCTGTCACTTCGCTTGCAAAGCAAACTCGTGCCGTTGCGAACGTCGGAGCACCTTGGTCGTTATGCGCAATCGCCTAAAATTATTTTATTTATAAAGAACAAAATTTGCAGAACTTCTTAGGGATTTTTGGTTTCACGAGTTTGTTTTGAAATTCGATGCATTTGCTTAATCAGAAGAATTAATCAGTAAATGGACTTTTTTTACTTACTAAATTTTCCTTATGTTCAAGACTCTCTTGACCTTGCAGATTTTTTCATTTGAAGCTTTAGGTGCGGATGATAGCTTATTGTTTTGAGCTAGTGCGGCGTGCTATGATAGTGGTTAGGCAAGTATCTGTGTGTGAAATTTGCTGTTTAATCCGGGATCCATTTTGGGATACTTTTTGACCTTCTGTATTACAATAGGCGACTCCGCATAACTTACGGTGCTTCCGCTCCGTTCGTGGATCGCTAACGCGACCACTCACTCGGGCTACGCCACATTTGCTTCTGTCACTCGTCTTGCAAAGCAAGCCTCGCGCCATCGCAAACGTCGGAACACCTTGGTCGTTAGGCGAACAGCTCTGCACGACATTCTTTTTAAGTTTTGCGGGCTTCCGTGCCCGCCTTATCTACGAGTTCTTAATTTTTAAATACACATAAAAATATGCATAATTATATGTATTGACAAAGATTTAGCCAGTGCCTATTCTCTATATAGATGGAGTTTGAATGGGACCCTGCAAAGAACGAAGAAAATCTGCGGAAACATGGACTTGATTTCTTTGAGGCACAACGGGCATTCTTGGACCCAAACAGGGTTATTACTTTAGATGTTACTCATTCTTCTGAATCTGAAAAGAGATATTATTGCTTTGGTCTCATTGATTCGCATGTTTCGACAGTAAGATTTACTGTTAGAAATAACAAGATCAGAATTTTTGGGGCAGGTTATTGGAGACAAGGTAAGAAAGTTTATGAAAAAGAAAATAAAATACACTGATGCGCCAGTATCTATATCATCTTCTATCAAATCTTCCATAGTAGTTGATGATTTTCTACCTCCTCCGAGTAAGCTTGTTTTGAAAGAGGACAATTCCAGAATAACTATAGTCTTAAGTAAAAAGAGCATTTCGTTCTTTAAAAAGGAATCTAAAAGATCTGGTGTGCCTTATCAGACGATGATAAAAAAGGTTCTGGATTTATATACGGAGCATTATGCTCATAAATAATTACTAACGCCATCCGTGGCTTAATTTTGTTGTATTAGCTGCAGAGCCGTCGCCTAACTTACGGTGCTTCCGCTCCGTTCGTGGATCGCTAACGCGACCACTCACTCGGGCTACGCCACATTTGCTTCTGTCACTTCGTTTGCAGGGCAAACTCGCGCCATCGCAAACGTCGGAACACCTTGGTCGTTAGGCGAAACGATTTGAATCTTTTTTAATTATGAAATTAATTTTCTCAAAATATTCAGCTTGCGTATTGGATGCTATTTGTTTGTTTTTGATAGCGATATGCATACGAATATTTTCTGATAAGCTATTTGAAGAGATTAATAATGATTTATTTAATTTTCTATTATTCCTGCTCTTTCCGCTTGTGATTTTCATATTGTTAACGATTCGATTAAACTTCGAAATATTGCCAATCGGCAAATACGCATTTTATTCATTCTTAACTTATTCACTTATTAATTTCATCTTCTTTCTTATTTCTCTTTCATCAGTGATTTATCGATTATTTAATAGAGAAGCTTATGCGAGAATAATAATTGTCTTTTTAATCATTTTATTATTGCTGCTTCTTAACCTAAAGATGATAAGCTCAATTATAGGACTTTATCAGAGGAAGTTAATTTTCTCAGAAGTAAGAATGAATATAAATAAGTATTTTGGATCATTATTGCTGATTAGTTTGGTTTTGGTATTTCTTTCTTTAATTTCTAAAGGCTAAATTTAAAGAAGCTTCCATCAACGTAATGGTATTAGTGATTTAGGGAAGAATCTAAGAGCAAATCGCATCGCCTAACTAACGGTGCTTCCGCTCCGCTCATGGATCGCTAACGCGACCACTCGCTCGGGCTTCGCCACATTTTGCATTGTCACTCCGCTTGCAGTGGCAAGCTCGTGCCAAACGCAAAACGTCGGAACACCTTGGTCGTTATGCGCCATTATCAATAAAAAATTAGAAGGAAAATCATAGAAAATGTACTACAAAATATTTTCAGAAATACGTTTCCCTGCCGCGACAGATTTTTTTGACGTTAAAGGGAAGATGCTAAAAACTTATTGGCCAGAAAGTTTTTCACATTTCCAAATGGATGACAATTCGACTATTCTTAGATTTCATAATGCACAAGATATGACTTTTACGGGTCTGTTCCTTAGTAATGATATATTAGCTATTAGTTTTAAAAATTTTGTTTTCAGCGTTGAGGCCCCTCCTACTGAGAATTATTTTTTGGATAAATATAAAAAACATATCAAAGGATTTACCAAAATTATCGATCTGGGGAAAATAATTCGTTTGGGACTACGTGGTGTATTTTGTATAAATGAAATAGATTTTAAGACGGTTGTTTCGAGGGTAAATAAGGGTAAGATATTTCAGCCAAATCTTATCAACTCACTTGGCGAGGGATTTCAAATAGAAGATTTCGCTATAACATTTCAGCAAAAAGATAGCAGAATTCAAGCAGGACCTATGAAAAAGTCTCAACAGCATCCGAGCTTACTCAATAATTTTGCGTTTATTGATAAGGTCCCTGAAGAATTTCTTTATCTAGATATAGATGTTTCTGTTCGAAATATTGAATTTCAAAAATTAAATTCCCATTTACAAGCTCTATCGAATGATCTTTGGTCAAAGATGGAGGGTTTTAAAAATGAACTGTTAGAGGCTTCTAAGGATTAAAAAATGTCAAAACGTAAACCGATAGACCGCGGTTACAAGCCGTATACTCAATCTGCTTATGAAGATATAATTGATGCGAAAAAGAAAAAACAACAAGATCCTGAAGACGACTTTACGAATAAACCAGGGCATATTCCACGCGATGACGAATACGAACAAGAAGGTTTGTCAACTCCGCTAAAAAAGGATATTTTAGAACGGTTAGCTAGTAGGCAGTCTGTCGTTCTGGCAATTTGGGTGGGTGTAATCTCTGCGTTAGTTTTCTTTATTACAATAAGTTTTTCAATTAACACTTTTCTTGCTGAAGTCAAGAGCTCTATTAATAGCGTCGATTCAAATACTAAGAAGTTAGATTTAGCGATTGAGAAGGTAAATAATAGGTTAGATATGTTAATTGATAAAATATTTTATTCATCAGCCGAAATCAAGAAAAAACAATAACGGCGCATAACTTACGGTGCTTCCGCTCCGTTCGTGGATCGCTAACGCGACCACTCACTCGGGCTTCGCCACATTTGCTTCAGTCACTTCGTTTGCATAAGCAAACTCGTGCCATTGCAAACGTCGGAACACCTTGGTCGTTATCCGACATTCCAGCCAAAATTAGTTTTTTGTTTGTTTTTTAATTTTGAAGTTTTTGTTCGTTAAACTCGAGCATCTGGTAATTTGCAAATAAATTAGCTGCTTTTTCTTAATAGCCGCCATATTTTGAAGTGCATCTTTCGATTCCGGCTTTTCACTCCGTGTGGTCTGTGGTGTTTGATGATAGCGTAGAGAGGCGGACAGAGTTCGTCTTAGTAAATCCTTCAGCTCCGTAGGGTCTGAATTTTTTTAGTAATAGTGGCTGAAACGTCGGATAACTTCCGGTGCCTCCGCTCCGCTCGGAGATCGCTTCGCGACTCGCTCGCTTGGCCTTCGGCACATTCGCTTCCGTCACTTCGTTTGCAAAGCAAACTCGTGCCGTTGCGAACGTCGGAGCACCTTGGTCGTTATCTGCCATGCCGCGCCCCTTTCATTTGAGCGCCTGCCGTCCGTGGCAGGCTACTACTTCATCAAATCGTTTATATTTAAAACTAATTCAAAGAGAAGACAAATGACAATTATAAAATCTATAGAAATAACCGGTTCTCCATTTTTCATTGATTCAAAAATGGAGTTATCTCCAAATTTGAATTGTATAATGGGAGGTAGAGGAACTGGTAAAACTACAATATTAAGTTTTATTAAATCAACAATATATGAGAATTCAGAAAGCGAAAATAATATTTCTAAGATACTAAAAAGCAATCTTGGTACTGGAAAGATCGTAATTGAGATACAAAGTTCTGATAATATCACGTATAGAATAGAAAAATCCTTTAACGATACCCCTCAGCCATACTCAATGCCGGATTTGGAATACGTTGAAATCGAAAAAATACTACAATCAATAGAATGCGATATATATGAGGCAGGAAAAATCGAAGAAATCGGAAGAAGCAGTCTTGATCGATTGAATCTTATAGATAAAAAAATAAAAATTCAAATTTTAGATTGTGAATCAAGAATTGAAAAGATTCAAATAGATTTAGATTCCAATGCACAAGATATAAAAACCGAAAATCGACGTATCGCCCAATTCGACACATTGCTTGAACAATATGTCGGTATAGATAAAGAATTTGAGGCACATAAAGAAAAGCAAGTCGGTGGGTTTACGGAAGATGAGCGTAAGGAATTTGAAGCAGCAGACGCAAAAGAAAAAGTTAGGAAATTAGAAAAAAGGTTCTTAAGTAAAACTATAGATTCCTTAGTTGATATACGAAATTTCAATAGTAGAAGAAAAGAGGAATTTGTTGAGCACCAAGCTGAACTATCTGAAGACGCTAATTTATACTATAATAAAAATATAATAAATAAAGCAATCCAGACGGCGAATGAGGCGAAAGAAGAAGTAATAAAAAGTTATGAATCTCTTGATAGAAATTTACTAAAGTTTCAAGAAAAAATTTCTTTGATGTCGGGCGAATTGGGGAAACTTCACGAATCGCAGCAGGCAGAATTTATAAAACTTAAGCTAAAATACGAGAGCAGTAAGGAGTATATCAACAAATATCAGGAATTATCGAAGAAATTAAACGAACGAGATACTGTAGCAAAAGACAAGAAAGAACATCAGAAAAAAATAAAGAAGATAAAAAAAGAAAGAGCAGAATTATTAAAAAAGTTCGGCGAATTAAAAACTGAAATATATCATGCTCGGCTTGAAATCGTTAACGAATTAAATAAAGAATTTGGCAAAGATATAGTAATCACGCTTACTTATGGAGGTATCACTGACGATTTTCAAGAACATTTAAAGAGTGCCTTACGTGGCTCTAGGATGAGATATAATGAACTAGTTCCTAGGATTGCAGAAAGCTTTGGTAATACGAAATTTGCTGAAATAATTCACAAAAAAGATGCCGAGAGTCTTAAGTCTATTCCCCAAATTGATCAAGCACGAGCAGAAGCTTTAATCGATACCTTATACGAAACTGATGAAATTTATGCAATAGAAAGTCTATATTGCCAGGATTACCCAGAATTCTTGCTAAAAGTAGCTGATGATTCAGATACTAAAGAAGATAACTACAGAAGCACGGACGAGCTCTCTATGGGGCAACGTTGTACAACTATTCTTCCAATAGTTTTTGCCGTATCGAATAACCCACTGTTAATTGATCAACCGGAAGACAATTTGGACAATAAATATATTGCGCAGAGTATTCATAAGTTGATCAGAAGACAGAAATCCGATAGACAACTAGTTTTTATTACTCATAATCCGAACATCCCGGTACTTTCAGATGCTGAAAAGAATATATTCTTAAAGTATGAGAATAGGACAGCTGAAATTGAAGCTTCCGGTAAAATTGATGAAGTAAAAGACCGCATTGTAAATCTTCTTGAAGGTGGTGAGGAAGCCTTTAGACGTAGATCGGAAATATATGGGTTGGATAAATGATTCATATGAAAGAGGTCGATAAGGAAAGAATTAAGACAGAACTAGAAAGTTTGCAAAAAATAGCGTTTGAAGGTACCTCAATAAATATTGGCGCAATAGAGGAAATCTACGATCTATTAAGAAAAATTCCCATAAGTCAAAGAGACCACTTTGAAAAATATTATAACGCTATTAAGAACGACCTCTTCGCGCGTGGCGCTGATATCAAAGGACTTCCCAATAACTACTTTAGAAAGACTGATTCTTCTACTGAAGAAATTAACAAAAAGGAGAAAATTCAAGACAATATATTTGTTTCAGAAGTTAAAGAAAACACAATTAACCGGAAGCCTCTAGATTTTTTAAAAGACTTTGTAGAGAAATGTTCAAAGGATTTTAATAATCTTCGAGAATATTATATATTAAAACTTATTTCTGAAGAATATTCAGAGTTTAAAATACTATTTATTCATGACGGAGATAGTTACTTTCAGTCGTTCAAGAAGAAAGTCGAGGTCCACTTTGGTAATATTGAAATAGAATCAATTTCTAATTGGAAGGATAGAATTGATAAAGGGGATTATGAGGGGTCAAGTTATATAGTGATCCTCTTTTTATCGCACAAGAAAGTTGAACTCATAAATGATATTGTGGCCAGTATCAAAAGTGCGATAATGAGTTTTGACACCTTTAGACATGCGAAGCTTCGCTTTAAAGAGAATTTGCTAAAGCCAGAAATAATTGAGCACAATGATGTGGATGAGTTTATCGATATTTTGAAATGTAATTCTTCCATAATGTTAGTTAATTCAGAATTATCTAATGATGAGGTCGGCCTGATAAAAAAGCTCTTTAACTCCGTCGGAGGCGAAAGTTTGGACTATAAGGTAATTAAGTCAGGAAAAAGCGGGGCCAAAGTTCTTGAAGTTAGGCCGAAGAAGTCATATGCGGAAGATTCGGCAAGACGATACGTTGTAAAGTTCGGAAAACGAGATGAAAGTAAGAAGATATCTATCGAGTCAGAAAGATTTGCTAAGCATGTTGAACATTATAGCTTAAAAAATGAATTAACTCAACATTATGATAAAAATACCAATTATGAAGGCATAAAATATACTTACGCATCTAGTGATAACATTCAAGAATCGATTTCATTTTCCGAAATAATTTCGGATGATAAGAATTCCTACTTTGCAGAACTTAACAAAATTACAGAAGAATTATTCGAATCTAAACTATTTGAAATATGGCAAGAATCTGTAGAAGAGGCTAAATTTAAGATAAAAGATGTATATAGTGAATATATAAAAATAGAAAAGTTATACTCTCAGGTAAGAAAAATTAAGAACTTAGATAATTTAGACAAAGACACCTTTATTAATATTTTCGATAAGATTTACAATTTGGAAATAGATTTGAAAACGAAAGTTTGTCACGGTGATTTACATACAGAAAATTTTTTTAAAGATGGAGAGGGGATCTATTTAATAGATTTCGGTTTTACGGACAGAAGGCATGCATTAATTGATCACGTTTCTTTAGAATGTTCGATTAAATTTAGACATATACCTCGATATATTGATCTCAATGTTTTGGAGACATGTGAGCGAGAACTTTTAAATGATTCTTCTTTTAACAGTGCAGCGCCCTTCTCTTCGGTTAGAAAAGATTTACAAGTATATTTTAGTTTGATCAAGACCATTAGGAGTAAGTCATTTAATTTGATGAAGAATAATTCGACATATTTAGAATACTTTGTTTCACTGTTTATTATTACCAGTCGGCAGATTCAATACGACGATTTAAATCAGTTATATGCTTTGAAATCCGCCGAGATAATAGGAAATCATATTTTGGAAATTCTGAGTAAATAGTAATGAAACTATTTAAATCAATTGAAACGGTTCATTACGAGCCGATGTTGCCCGAACGCTTCGCGATCGGGACGCTAAACCCTTAGTAATCTCGCTCCGAATGCCCTCGTTAAAACTGCTTCGCAGATTTTACTCGGGCTTAATCTATCTGTTCAACAAGATCACTTTTGATAAAGGCTGAATAGAAATAGATAGTTGGCTTTCCATAAAGCTTATATAAAACTAAAAACTCATCCATAAATAATCGCCTTTGTCCTAATTCAATTTTAGAAATATGACTTCGACTTCGTTTTAATTTCTTAGCTACTTCAGCTTGAGTAAGCCCAGCTTCCTTCCTTGCGGCTTTCAAAGCTCGATAAAAGAATTCTTTGTCTTTCTTTGAGACTTTCCATTGCGGAAGGGCACTAGCAAACATTGTGACCTCGGAATTTGCTAGCTTTTGGGCATTCGAAGGTCTTAGAATCGGTCTTTTTCTGCTTTGCGTATGAGGTGATGCCATAGAAACTAATTCTGC comes from the Leptospira dzoumogneensis genome and includes:
- a CDS encoding DUF6161 domain-containing protein codes for the protein MDYEKIKDYFNSNEWEFATFLDNSKLVFRKFEDLESFIRKERTAWSYFESGRLSEIWNFYSSLENGINAISQYIIQNRFDMVQSQLSNIRNQLLSPSYQKIVSTSKLGSFLFTFDKTDHYGMSGAIDCLTGIFNGSSKEYFFGYLKTLFFLNPKILNEKFDEVLKKYDANYIHFQELITKYRLESTKELSEFKKDIQSNKDNYAAEFTKFKSDVNQAKEVEVGKFVDLRKLYEEKIRIEGPAAYWQELETHYEKKGKLWRCWAVWVSTLSVGFLTFIFFFYPEKYLNAQNGFSLDGLKGTLLLGVIISILIYLVRFFIKLSLSSYHLSLDAKERYQLSHFYLSLIKEGTLQKEERNLIIQSLFGRADTGLLQGESAPTLPIDIGIFKK
- a CDS encoding DUF2971 domain-containing protein — encoded protein: MELDLHKQLYRIIAHEDSFSLGTKYFEFINNKGYISKGKYYHYTTLDTFKLILKSESLLFSNISTMNDPYEFSYGLHLAKNVLKDVYKDTSIGTANRAIYKGLLDLIDMELVKVKKSFYTVSFSNMPDSLPQWIAYGDGGGGVSIGITPNTRSFINLDKLIFNKVIYNREIQSELIDYSLNFFEKYIRGFSLTSFFAELQADIYVSRKKLYTKYNFESFSKELLSKLSILLNYMKIDHYSHENEFRWLLKTEAIPKSYGLKSGFLSKDITGKRLPIKEIVLGPKIANSTLYWKEIERLLKKSGYSDVKIKFSKIPFR
- a CDS encoding BrnT family toxin yields the protein MEFEWDPAKNEENLRKHGLDFFEAQRAFLDPNRVITLDVTHSSESEKRYYCFGLIDSHVSTVRFTVRNNKIRIFGAGYWRQGKKVYEKENKIH
- a CDS encoding AAA family ATPase, which codes for MTIIKSIEITGSPFFIDSKMELSPNLNCIMGGRGTGKTTILSFIKSTIYENSESENNISKILKSNLGTGKIVIEIQSSDNITYRIEKSFNDTPQPYSMPDLEYVEIEKILQSIECDIYEAGKIEEIGRSSLDRLNLIDKKIKIQILDCESRIEKIQIDLDSNAQDIKTENRRIAQFDTLLEQYVGIDKEFEAHKEKQVGGFTEDERKEFEAADAKEKVRKLEKRFLSKTIDSLVDIRNFNSRRKEEFVEHQAELSEDANLYYNKNIINKAIQTANEAKEEVIKSYESLDRNLLKFQEKISLMSGELGKLHESQQAEFIKLKLKYESSKEYINKYQELSKKLNERDTVAKDKKEHQKKIKKIKKERAELLKKFGELKTEIYHARLEIVNELNKEFGKDIVITLTYGGITDDFQEHLKSALRGSRMRYNELVPRIAESFGNTKFAEIIHKKDAESLKSIPQIDQARAEALIDTLYETDEIYAIESLYCQDYPEFLLKVADDSDTKEDNYRSTDELSMGQRCTTILPIVFAVSNNPLLIDQPEDNLDNKYIAQSIHKLIRRQKSDRQLVFITHNPNIPVLSDAEKNIFLKYENRTAEIEASGKIDEVKDRIVNLLEGGEEAFRRRSEIYGLDK
- a CDS encoding phosphotransferase, whose protein sequence is MKEVDKERIKTELESLQKIAFEGTSINIGAIEEIYDLLRKIPISQRDHFEKYYNAIKNDLFARGADIKGLPNNYFRKTDSSTEEINKKEKIQDNIFVSEVKENTINRKPLDFLKDFVEKCSKDFNNLREYYILKLISEEYSEFKILFIHDGDSYFQSFKKKVEVHFGNIEIESISNWKDRIDKGDYEGSSYIVILFLSHKKVELINDIVASIKSAIMSFDTFRHAKLRFKENLLKPEIIEHNDVDEFIDILKCNSSIMLVNSELSNDEVGLIKKLFNSVGGESLDYKVIKSGKSGAKVLEVRPKKSYAEDSARRYVVKFGKRDESKKISIESERFAKHVEHYSLKNELTQHYDKNTNYEGIKYTYASSDNIQESISFSEIISDDKNSYFAELNKITEELFESKLFEIWQESVEEAKFKIKDVYSEYIKIEKLYSQVRKIKNLDNLDKDTFINIFDKIYNLEIDLKTKVCHGDLHTENFFKDGEGIYLIDFGFTDRRHALIDHVSLECSIKFRHIPRYIDLNVLETCERELLNDSSFNSAAPFSSVRKDLQVYFSLIKTIRSKSFNLMKNNSTYLEYFVSLFIITSRQIQYDDLNQLYALKSAEIIGNHILEILSK
- a CDS encoding helix-turn-helix domain-containing protein codes for the protein MASPHTQSRKRPILRPSNAQKLANSEVTMFASALPQWKVSKKDKEFFYRALKAARKEAGLTQAEVAKKLKRSRSHISKIELGQRRLFMDEFLVLYKLYGKPTIYFYSAFIKSDLVEQID